A region from the Arachis ipaensis cultivar K30076 chromosome B01, Araip1.1, whole genome shotgun sequence genome encodes:
- the LOC107640364 gene encoding uncharacterized protein LOC107640364 has translation MIQSHSAILGRTRMSNENEIGEIQLLVSSGDKSSKCSGYSSLLHFQEHSSLNPSSLHSLSLSSHSIVSSLISDISNHDEEIAAQALKCLGFMIYHPSIVSSLPPDDVNLVLESLSKLITTTKLKSACNLGVWCISVQQLGESFLATHFHSLLLAIVHALDNPMGSLSTTFEATQAVMKLCGQLSKQMRDSSHIWAPPIYRRLLSTDKRERDATERCLLKVKTSVIPPSLDLSKVLVKDMKLNLLSGMKKLLDKGMKIQVIQAWGWFIRMLGSHALKTRQLVNDSLKIPECTFTDLDPQVQIATLVAWEGLIDALVHCTMLDPNKNTPAKENHLQKQHSLERNNCDVQANGFSKSIRLIMTPLNGIMSSKCDISVHSSCLNTWCYLLHKLETSINEPSLIKMVLEPILKAIFQNGPDSKSIWLWGLGLDLLSDSISQKCRDVLCQSTNQFRDRISETGPSLSAKCSWKLHPIRWLPWDISQLDFYLSMISVLICQASRPTVTSDHRSLVYDAAAKLFTSVLKGVKHDLESTSTNYDGIMLCLKSILTFIKNVCEDLCTDGTEKHDLYCISIRFIEVVTKELDSLILGSPLYKFSLDLKYIGGTQSGDHNEHLNFSVSRVSYMDKVSPMVYLIAVYFHMLDWLAMNSSQLDCKPQRSSEYFKFIFSSSDSPDNLLTFVGFLYKDVRPIHLKIWITLAEGLNGCARDPNCRSLRVAMSDSAAYSSICHLLIYPIVVHTETARLTLSNAGASSENYKVLLEKNPMLDLVIQTWISLYESLSASGSGCSTTTNFSGDLCTLLSRCLDDSIDMAESGIELHLKCNDTDLGILHLSGNFMICILDHIQTSELVSETEISNTERESKILCGIKNCLKLAARYMNLLMKTVVIDPLPGFVGTSRVSSALANFVSRLHRKQDILLFLEIISCPLLQWLSNMVNQDETTNEQLQHLWTEILSCLKRSQPPMNFGSALLRLHETLFEKTLDHPYPSISKPTITFWNSTFGQQVILDFPPNLLSVLDRLSRNGKLKLQKRSLPPLQKCRSSKEVSGTLPGYWVTATHNRTSKRIELVLDAQKDASPLSVKKRRLELTEHQKEVRRAQQGRERDSGGHGPGIRTYTNADFSQGLDESQESQEIRDSEAILQMLRKTI, from the exons ATGATTCAATCTCATTCTGCAATCCTTGGAAGAACAAGAATGTCCAATGAGAATGAGATCGGCGAAATCCAGCTCCTGGTTTCTTCTGGCGACAAATCCAGCAAGTGCTCCGGCTACTCAAGCCTCCTCCATTTCCAGGAACATTCCTCTCTCAATCCCTCTTCCCTCCACTCCCTCTCACTCTCCTCTCACTCCATCGTCTCTTCCCTAATCTCCGACATCTCCAACCACGACGAAGAAAT AGCTGCGCAAGCCTTGAAATGCTTGGGCTTCATGATTTATCATCCTTCCATTGTGTCCTCACTTCCAC CGGATGATGTCAATTTGGTATTAGAGTCACTGTCCAAACTTATTACAACCACTAAATTAAAG TCTGCTTGTAATTTAGGGGTATGGTGTATATCTGTTCAACAGTTAGGAGAATCGTTTCTTGCTACTCACTTCCATTCTTTGTTACTAGCAATTGTTCATGCCTTGGACAACCCAATGGGTTCTTTGTCAACAACATTTGAAGCTACCCAG GCTGTAATGAAGCTATGTGGTCAACTAAGTAAACAAATGAGAGACTCATCCCATATATGGGCTCCTCCAATATACAGAAGACTTCTCAGCACAGATAAGAGGGAAAGGGATGCCACGGAACGATGTCTATTGAAGGTCAAAACTTCAGTCATTCCTCCTTCCTTGGATCTCTCCAAG GTTCTTGTCAAAGATATGAAGTTAAATTTGCTTAGTGGGATGAAGAAATTGTTAGATAAGGGTATGAAGATTCAAGTTATTCAAGCATGGGGATGGTTTATCCGAATGCTTGGATCACATGCTTTGAAGACTAGACAATTAGTTAATGACTCACTGAAAATTCCTGAATGTACATTTACAGACCTTGACCCTCAAGTTCAGATCGCTACACTG GTTGCTTGGGAAGGTCTTATCGATGCTCTTGTTCACTGCACAATGTTAGATCCCAATAAAAATACCCCAGCCAAGGAAAATCATCttcaaaaacaacattcattagAAAGGAACAATTGTGATGTCCAAGCAAATGGTTTTTCCAAGAGCATAAGACTAATAATGACCCCATTGAATGGCATTATGTCTAGTAAGTGTGATATATCAGTCCACTCATCATGCTTGAATACATGGTGTTATTTGCTTCATAAGCTTGAAACTTCTATCAACGAACCCTCATTGATAAAGATGGTATTGGAGCCTATTTTAAAAGCAATATTTCAGAATGGACCTGATAGCAAGAGCATCTGGTTGTGGGGGCTAGGCCTAGATCTGCTCAGTGATAGTATCTCACAGAAGTGTAGGGATGTCCTCTGCCAATCAACTAACCAGTTCAGAGATAGAATCTCTGAAACTGGGCCTTCTCTATCTGCCAAATGCTCTTGGAAGCTTCACCCAATTAGATGGCTGCCATGGGATATCAGTCAATTGGATTTTTATCTTAGTATGATTTCTGTTCTCATTTGTCAAGCATCAAGACCAACAGTGACTTCTGATCATAGAAGTCTTGTTTATGATGCTGCCGCAAAGTTATTTACATCTGTTTTAAAAGGAGTCAAACATGATTTGGAAAGTACATCTACCAATTATGATGGTATTATGTTGTGCTTGAAATCAATATTAACATTCATAAAAAATGTATGCGAGGATTTATGCACAGATGGCACTGAAAAGCATGATCTGTACTGCATTTCCATTCGGTTTATAGAAGTTGTCACAAAGGAATTAGATTCTTTGATCTTGGGATCTCCTCTCTACAAGTTTTCTTTAGACCTAAAGTACATTGGTGGCACACAATCAGGTGATCACAATGAACACCTAAATTTTAGTGTCAGTCGTGTTTCTTATATGGATAAGGTTTCTCCAATGGTTTATTTGATAGCGGTTTACTTCCATATGCTGGACTGGTTAGCAATGAATTCTTCTCAATTAGACTGCAAGCCACAAAGAAGCTCTGAAtattttaaattcatattttctTCAAGTGATTCCCCAGACAATCTACTTACTTTTGTTGGCTTCTTGTACAAAGATGTTCGACCAATTCACTTAAAAATATGGATAACATTGGCtgaaggattgaatggctgtgcaCGTGATCCAAACTGTAGGTCTCTACGGGTAGCCATGTCTGATAGTGCTGCTTATTCGTCCATATGCCATCTTTTAATTTATCCCATTGTGGTACACACTGAAACTGCAAGATTGACCTTGTCAAATGCTGGTGCCTCTTCAGAGAATTATAAAGTATTACTAGAAAAAAACCCAATGCTTGACCTTGTTATTCAAACATGGATATCGCTTTACGAATCTCTTAGTGCTTCAGGCTCCGGATGTTCAACAACCACCAATTTTTCTGGAGATCTGTGCACATTGTTAAGCAGGTGCCTTGATGATAGCATTGATATGGCTGAGAGCGGCATTGAACTTCATTTGAAATGCAATGATACTGATCTTGGTATCCTTCATTTATCTGGCAATTTCATGATATGCATTCTTGACCACATTCAGACTTCAGAATTAGTTTCAGAAACAGAAATAAGTAACACTGAACGTGAGAGCAAAATTCTCTGTGGCATAAAGAACTGCTTAAAACTTGCTGCTAG GTATATGAATTTGTTGATGAAAACGGTGGTGATAGACCCACTGCCTGGTTTTGTTGGGACCTCAAG AGTGTCTTCTGCATTAGCAAATTTCGTTAGCCGCCTTCACAGGAAGCAAGATATTCTTCTTTTTCTGGAG ATTATTTCCTGCCCACTACTTCAATGGCTATCAAATATGGTAAATCAGGATGAAACAACAAATGAGCAACTCCAACATCTGTGGACTGAAATTTTAAGTTGTTTAAAAAGAAGTCAACCTCCAATGAACTTTGGTTCCGCTTTACTCAGACTTCATGAAACCTTGTTTGAAAAAACTCTTGATCATCCATATCCCTCCATTTCAAAACCAACCATCACATTTTGGAATTCCACGTTTGGTCAACAAGTTATTCTGGATTTCCCACCGAATCTCCTCTCTGTCCTCGACAGACTATCTAGGAATGGGAAATTAAAACTCCAGAAGAGAAGCCTACCACCTCTTCAAAAATGTCGTTCCTCTAAGGAAGTCAGTGGCACTCTGCCAGGATACTGGGTCACCGCAACACATAATAGGACATCCAAGAGAATTGAGTTAGTGCTGGACGCACAAAAAGATGCATCTCCTTTGAGTGTTAAAAAAAGGAGATTAGAACTGACTGAGCATCAAAAGGAAGTGAGGCGAGCGCAGCAAGGAAGGGAAAGGGATAGTGGAGGACATGGCCCTGGAATTAGAACTTACACTAATGCTGATTTCTCTCAAGGGCTTGATGAATCACAAGAAAGCCAAGAAATAAGAGACTCAGAAGCCATACTGCAGATGTTGAGGAAAACTATTTAG